The nucleotide sequence TGCTCTAAGTCTCATAACTCAATCTCCCAAGGATCtagtttattgttttttaataaattaatttatttttagtgtcaaaattaaaacatttactGTTTTgcctcttttattttataacataatCTAATAAAATGAAGCCGCctatagtttttcttttcattttcttctctccttcttttttggtttttctgtttcttttctCTGCAATTTTCTTGTTCTTTTCTGTGAAAATCacttctcttccttcttctttcttcataACCTGTCGTCCTCCATGGATACCGAACAAAACCTTCAATTTTCCATAGATACCGAGCATAAGATATCAAGAACGGTGACGGCTCAACCTGATTTGATGAGAGATTCTGAGTTTTTTCTTTTCGATTTAGGATTGTAAATTAAGATTCTGGATTTTGTATGATTAGGGTTCTTCTTGTTCTCTATAGATCTGGGTTTTTATGATTTTGGGATTTTATTGTTCTTGTTCCCCTTTGCAAAGTATGTTTTgtgttctttatttattttcttcagaTCTGGATCCAGTATAACTCAGTATTACTAACTCAGTCAAATTTGGTATAACTAACTCAGTAGTACTTAGTATTATGCAGTAGAACTTAGTCGAACTCGGTATAACTAACTTAGAGTAGTACTAGTAATACTTAGTAGTACTCAGTACAATCGGTATAACTCGGTATAACTACACTCGGTAGTACTTAGTATAACAAATTATAAGCTGGTATAACTCGGTATATACATTCAGTAGTACTCAGTATAACTTAACATCAATACTACCCAGTAGAACGAAATATAACTCAGTACAACTAAGTAAAACTATACAGTATAATGTAGTATCCAAAATttggaaaattttgaaattttgaaaatttcaaaatttgaatttcaaaatttttatgatttaaattaataatttcgaaaatgaaaagGGCGAAATTGGATATTCATGTTTCATTAAAGCAGTGAGggtatatgagatttgagagcccCATAGGAGATTGTCTCTAGAGATATGGGGGCATGAGAGAAGTTGGCTTGACAATTTCTCAAATGACGCTCCAAAGGatgatttttttctaatatgGATCCAAACCttcctttttattttcaatttaaataaaaaataaagcaaaataacaaaaaactcctaaaaatttaaacatatttactAACTCATGACATTACTATCCTACCCAAAATTCAACCCAGATTTTGACTCTAAACGTTACTCATTTATAACGATAACTCcccaaatcaaaatataatctcCATTTCCATCCAATTTTCGTGTTCTTGTTTTTATCCCAActttttagtttgatttttttttatctgtaaTTGATCAATCCATCATCATCCCCAATCTATTTTGTAACATCTGAAATGGAATTTCATATTCACTGTACGAAATTCACAACAACGAAGAACACATAGTATTACTAATACAACTTATACAATTAAAACGAATGCAACTAGTATGAACAAAATatgtataactagtacaactagaacatatatatatagtataactggtacaaataaaacaaatataataaaattagtatAACTAACATgtgtataactagtacaactggTATAACTATAACATGTATAACTATACAACTTTACAACCTTTGTCCTGATAACTTATAAACAGAGCTTTTATTATGCTAAATCACTGTTTAGTTAATGGGCATTTGAGATTATGTGATGTGATAATGATTTTTTCTACTAGTTctactactttttttttaaatatcttcattttttttgctCCCAAAGCAGAAAAAAGCAATTGCGACCTTGAGCGGTGAAAATGTTGCAATAAGAGAGGATTCATGGTTAGTCAATGTTTTGAAGTGCTTACGCTTTGCTCAACTGGATTGTTGTTTTGTATTTCATAGCTAAAAAAGCATAGGTGGAgacaaaaaaacacaattagaaACACCCAATTAATAACAAATTAACAACCGCCGCAAGAATAAAATCATATTCTTGAAAACTTTAAACAAAATTGATGATTTTTTATCCACATAGACCAATTTGAATATTTGTTTGCTTATTTTAgacatgtaaaaaaaattgcGTCAGTTGTATTACTTCTATATATTTACCTACCAGATATCATATATTATGGAGtcaataattttgttaaaatccTCCGGTTTTACGTTTTTCAAAATAGTGTGGATAACCAAATAcacaaccaataaaaatataaagtagaTCATGTAAAGTTATGTGATTGTgtaataatcttttaaaaatagtcAAAAAGTCAAAACAATTAGGAGAGAACTTTCTGACAACTTATCAGTTTTAGTTATTTGATTGTTATTTCATATGAAATACCCATttagttttgtaaatttttaaaaaagataaagttgtactagttatactagtacTAAAGTTTGCAATATAATGGAAAGGCTATTTAACCACATTATTTCACAATTAAATTAGATAGTAGATTCGGTTTTACCAATTTTGTCGTAGCTATACATATCCACTATTTAATCATGTTGGCCATTGGTGTTAGTGGCCAAAATAAATTCATCTATGTTTTCCTAGACATTCACTCTGCGTCCACATCCACAAATTCAATCCTTGTTGAAGTCCTCACAGCGTATTCCACGCAATATGTCCTTCACAACAACAATCAGATTTACCAATCATACGGCAAAAAGAAAATCTATTCCTGCACATTATGCACGGGCCTAAGGTCAGACCCCATTgctttctatgtttttttttaatttccaaaCCTCTTCTTCAAATAATTTTGCCCAATTTGATTTGGGATTTACAAATTAGGGTTTACCCAACGTCTTAGCTAAGGTTAACGCCGTCCCTCATCAATATTCCAATGGGTTCCTCTAGCTCGTCATCCACGGCCTATATCCGGAGAAAAACAGTTAGTATACCATCTCATTGTTGGTGTGGGGCTAATCTCACCACATCCGCATCTCTAACCAAAGAAAATCAGAGCCATCGCTTCTACTTGTGTGAATTAGGCATCCAGGTTTGATAAGACTCTAAATCTCTTCTATGATCAAAAggtattttgtttgtttgccaATAATCTGGACCCAGACCCACTGCCTCTAAAGCACAGCTTAAAACCATGCATCCCACATCCATATTTCTGCACAACTACATTTTTTTGCTGAACAGATACCAATATATGACCCGATGATTACATAATGGGAACACAAACATTAGTTTTCGAGACAACTTTAACATCCATACTTCAAATCCGAAATGTCATCAACACCAATACAAATTGGATAACAAAATACAGGACACACAACCCCATGAACATTCACCTAAACCATTACAAtctcaaaaaaccaaaaaaaaccgaCTTCTTTAACTCAAAGAACCCTTTATATTGGGTTGGAGCAATGCGTGCGATTAGGTCCTTCTCCCCTACATCTGCCACATTTCTTAGGAACCAGTTTCTTCTTTGGTGCCTgcaacaaacaaataaattcaAACCAACTTTAATAACTCCTCCAAAGAAACTAAGTCAAAACCAAAAAGCAAAGTAAGTTTGGTTCCCACTAAATGgacataattaaattaatatacttCCAGGTCTCATTTCGCAAGACATATGGCATTTTGGTCCGGAAATCACCTTGGGAAGCCATAATGTATCTTTCCAGCAGGATGTGTCTTATGATGTTAAAAACGTTTATatcattgttttaaaaaaattactattcacaaggaataatttttcttttttattttttctcattcttttttttttagagaaatatagaacaaaattattctttgttaaatttaaaaaagaacATGCATTTTTCATTCATACTATTTTAttcatatatgtttattttctattcgttatttttatttccaaaaCGGTTGCCAGTTGGAGCTTTGTGGAGTGAGAATTTAATCTGAAGTGCTTTGATAgctttattaacaaaaataaattgcaaCCATATTGCCCAGTTCCTATTTTCTATATCTTCTAGAAGTAAGTAGGGAAATACTAAAAAAGTAAtagatatgattttttttttaatcaacatAATGGATATGATTCTGAACACATGTTACTTTGACCTTGATTAGTCGTCGTTTCTCGTTATAAATAGCATTCTTGATTGAATCTACAACAGTAGcgcataaagaaagaaaaacaatttcTTTCATATTAGGAGCTTCCTGACATTGGGAAAATCCTCCCAACTATGTCTTCGTGGGGCACTTTTTTCTTCCTTTCCTTTTTCTCCGTTTTCACTTGCATCAAAGTTTCTTCTCAAGACCTTACTCTCTTGTATAACTTTTGTCCAAATACGACAACGTATTCAAGGAACAGCACTTACTACACCAATCTCAAAACCCTTTTGGCTTCCTTTTCTTCACCCAACTCTTCCTACTCCACCGGGTTCCAAAGTGGTAAGGCGGGTCAAGCTCCCGATACCGTCACCGGACTTTTCCTATGCCGCGGAGATGTCTCGCAGGAAAGTTGCCGTAACTGCGTGGCCTTTGCCGTCAATGAATCCTTAACGCGGTGTCCGAATCAGAGCGAGGCCGTGCTCTATTACGATGAGTGTACGCTCAGATACTCTCACCGGAATATTCTCTCGACCCTGAGAACCGATGGTGGATATACCTTGCCTAACGTCAATAATATTCCACGTAATCAGCAAGACCGGTTCCGAGATTTGGTTTTGGCCACCCTGAACCAAGCGGCAACCAAAGCAGTGGCTAGTTCCCGAAAATTCGATGCGAGAAAAGTCAATTTTACTGCCTTGCAGAGTTTGTACGGACTTGTTCAGTGCACTCCTGATTTGACGGGGCAAGACTGTTTGCGTTGTCTGCAAACGTCCATCAATCAGTTACCCACTGAGAGAACTGGGGCAAGACTTCTTTTGCCTAGCTGTGGTTCAAGATACGAGCTTTACCCGTTTTACAACGAATCTGCTGTTACGACACAAACCAACTAAATACCATCCATACATATCATATGCATTTCACTTCCACCTGTcattttatttcaatttatCAAATAAAGTTGTGGTTCTTATGTTTTTGGACAAACCACACGTTTCCATTTCCTTTTGTGATTTCAGTTTGTAGGAGTTGGCCTCCAATATAATTTGATCAAGAAATAAATTCAGTTGAATTATCCATATGCAGTCACTATCCGTAGACATGCCATCTAAATGTTATTCTTCGGCATCTAAaagttattcttttttttgttctttcacAACTCAAAAAGAACCTTAAAGAAAgttgggaaaattgtttttttagagcaaaaaaatgataactatgtccctttaaactaatctcatatactttatgttccattaggctaattatttttaaaatgacaataatgctcttaaaattgtaatttttaaatataataaataatgaattcgtttttttgttttttttttaaatcaatttttttcaaaatatgaaagtgaatattctcaaatacttttgtttccatatttttaggaactgattttttatccgtagaatataactaatatgtagaaatcgaTTTCCAcaggtttttagaattataataatgtgtagattttgatttcgacattttttagatttacagtaaatctgtagaagtcggtttctacgtgttttagatttatactaatgtgtagattttgatttctaaagattttagatcggtaggttaagcgtggaatgtgtattctaaatatttttagaatactcttaTTTATGTAGGTCacatattctaaacattgtagattcaatgaaaaaagtagatttcgttttctacttcgtagaatgccATTTCTACTTCATTTAGAACATAATccgaaatttattatttaaatatttttagaactgaaaaaaataccactaagttcatataggtattttatcaatagttaccatttttccaaaaaaaatttgtttgtaaaaatatttattaaatttattttgaaaaatattaaagggtattataAACAGAATTGGCACAAAATAAGTATTAGTCTAAAAGGATATAGTTGTTATAAATCATGAGTGGATTGCTACTAACCAAGACAAGGAAGAACGGCccatcaggccacgaccagCCCAAGCCGCGGCCGCATccggaggagagagagtcggccacacTTTGGCCGACTATAGATCTAggatgttttccttttctcttcatgtttatctttaaggagtttttttatttcctttgtgTTTAGGATTTGTACTCTTTTCTTTTATCTCTTCTTTGTAACCCCTATACAAGGGAACACATTATTCAGAAATAAGACACATGAATTccccattcttttacaacacgttatcagcacgatagcctctaaaaCCCTGAGACCAAAACAGAaacctaaaagcctaaaacCGGCGACTccatcttaaaccctaaacgttcTCCGTCCGTTCTAAAACCTAGACGTCCTCAAATTCCCGAACGTCCTCAGCTCCCGATCGCGTCCTCAGCTCGCACCCGAGAAGAATGTGTCCGTCCTCAGATCGCGTCCGAGACACCTCGCGCCAGAGACAAGCTCGCGTCCGTCCTCAGCTTGCGTCCGACCccgtccgcgacccgataggagacAGCAAGCGTCCGTCCGTCTCATCTCAAAGTTTCATCCgttctttggtggtccggttctaaaCCTCTACAAACAAAGGTATACCGTGATCTGAAAACCTAGATAgaaataaaaccctaatccattattatggaaaCTTTGTTCTTGATGAAACCCTATAAACTACATAATTAAAATCTACAAATCTCATAACTAGTAACATGAATGATTCCACTAGAACATGATTGATTGTTTAAATTGTTTCTGATCTGAAATTGAGAAACCCTAATGAtggaatcgaaaaccctaaaactaagAAGCTAGAATCCGATTTAAagttgttcttgtttgattgatttTTGATTGATCTGAGGTTTAGGATTGTTAGATTGATTGAAATAATCTGACCTAATATTCAAATcattaaggccttgaaaccttaatctAAGATTGCTAGAGTTTAGATTGAAAACCCTAGTTTTATAAAAGAAGTAAAACGGATTGATTAAAGTTATTACATGAATCTGAATATGGAATTGCATTCatactgttttaataatatcaaCCAGCATGTAGATCACACAAACTTAAGATTGTTTGCATCAGTAGATCttcatggccgtgtggccttatgtttgatagcaccatggtcgattagtATTGTTTGATTTCCATAAATGCATAAGACttgttgtggccgagcttgctgATTATCatgcggccacatgatcacattgtgaacctgaaatttgaatgataatgtgattcagatgtcgaaaatagcaaacagagactatgcagcccttaatctctccggagacaactacttgcagtgggcgctagatacaaagatcagcTTAAGGTCAATGGGACTTGGTGATACTATCaccaaggacaacaatgagaatgaaaaaaatagatacAGGGCTATAAGCTTTATacgccatcatctcattgaaagtctgaaagatcagtacatgacaatTGAAAATCCACTAGACCTTTGGaatgctttacagcatagatatgatcaccagaaaacggtgttactCCCAAAGGCTAGGAATGACTGGATGAATCTCAGATTCTTAGATTTCAAGTCAATGGATGAGTATAATTCAGCCTTGTTCAAAACAGTTTCGATACTAAGGCTTTGTGGTGAAGAAGTAACCGAAGAGGAGTTGCTTGAAAAGACCTACACTACGTTCCATCAGTCGAACATGATACTGCAACAGCAGTACAGAGTGAAAGGTTtcgccacatatactgatctgatctcgttCCTGCtcttggccgaggcaaacaataagcttctgatgaagaacagtgaagcCAGACCTGTTGGAACAGCAGCATTGCCCGAAGCCCATGAggttgaaaagaaagatcccaaagaGTGCAACTACGCCCAAGATAATAGAAGATCACACGACAATGGCCGTGGTGGATACAAGAGGCGGGGCCGTGACAACTACTCAAACGGCCGAGACAACTACTCGACCGGCCaaaaaggaaaccacaataaccgtggtcgtggttccaattacggcCGTGGCCGAGGTAGTTATGGCTGAGGTCGAGGCGGCATATCCAAACCGCCTTACTCGACCAAGTCCGTTTGTCACAGGTGTGGGATGGacaaccattgggccaagaattgtAGAACCCCTAAGCACCTATGTGAACTATATCAAGAGAGtctcaagaacaagaacccggaggctcaCATGGTTCACAATTCTGGATATGATGCTGATAATGAATCCGACTTTGCTAATGATGACCtaatggattttgagacttctgattgtctcaaagaCTAGATTTCAAATCacttgtcttattgctttatgattgctttggtgtttttattttattgtttggtgTTATGACTTTTATaataagaaagtttttaaagttttataaagtcTCTAagattagaaattttattacTTATAGAAATGAATGATGAAAAGAgtatacttgtggtggatagtggcacaagtcacacaatacttagagacaaaagatacTTCATGAATCTCATAATGCAAAGTGCAAAAGTACACACCATTGTGGGTGAGGccagcctgattgaaggtcacggccaggccTATGTATTGATGCCCAAGGGCACTCATCTAGAGATCAAAACTGCCTTGTATTtcccaagctctagaagaagcttattgagtttcaaagacataagattgaatggtttccatcttgaaacatggaaaaaaggaaacaaagaattccttaacataatctcgatcaccaaaggcaataaGAAGATCCTAGAGACCATACCTGCAATATCTACTGGTCTATACTAtgcaaagatcagtatgatcgaggctaaTGCCTCCGAGatattcactttatggcataaccgccttggccatcccggaacaAGTATGATGCGAAAACTGATaatgaattcacaagggcacacgttcaaaggagttgtcccatataatctcacatgtgcagcatgtgcacaagggaaactcataactaggccatcaccagccaaagttaataaagagaccttaaactttctggaaaggattcaaggagacatatgcggaccaatacacccacctagtgggacgtttagatacttcatggtcctcattgatgcatcgaccagatggtcgcatgtgtGTCTACTATCCACATGAAACTTGGCCTTTGCACGCctgcttgctcagataataagactgagagcaaactttccagatttccctcttaagactatacgtctagacaatgctggtgagttcacgtcccaggCGTTTAATGAATACTATATGGGGGTCAGtgtagaacactccgtggcacatgtacatacacagaacggcttggccgaatccttcattaaacgtatccagctgatatCCCGGCCATAACTAATGAAATCTAGACTcccggtatcagcatggggacatgtGGTTTTACATGCAGCATAACTGATTCGCAttaggccatctagtgagcatagatattcaccatcccaattacttacggatcatgagccagacgtgtcccacatcaaaacattCGGATGTGACGTCtatgttccaattgctccaccacagagaactaagatgagaCCACAGAGGAGGATGAGAATATATGTAGGATATGACTCTCCaactattataaagtatcttgagccgaCAACCagtgatttatttaaggccagatacgcagaCTCACGGTTTGATGAGTTCACATATCcgaccttagggggagataataGCCGGTTGAttaaagaaatagaatggtctcgaccatcaacatcttggcaagatcctcggactagagaatGTGATATgaaagtccaaaagattatacatattcaaaagctagctaatcaactgccagatacatttgctgacccaaatagagtgacAAAGTCATAtatcccggcttgtaatgcacccatAAGAATAGATGTCCAGAAGggacaatgtcaagtggctacagagtctaaacaaCGTTTGAAACatggtagaccaattggttccaaagataaacagcctcggaagtccaagagaggtgttggatccgagagcatcaaggaaaccgtCCAGGACATTGATGGACCGGCCGAGCCGACCAGGACGGTCGAGCCGAGTAGGCCGGCCACACCAGATGATCCGGCCGTTCCGCATAGTGAGGTTCGGGATGCTGGACTTCATGGGACACCAGGGCCGGACagtcaagagatctctataaactacatgatgtctggaacacaatggaacagaaaagatatcaacgttgatgatatatttgcatacaaggtagcacttgagatcatggatatagatgaggatctagaacccacatccatacaagaatgcatgcaGAGATCAGATTgaatcaaatggaaagaagctataaacgtggagttagaatcattgagaaagagaggcgtttttggccctataatccGGACACCAAgtgatgtcaaaccagtgggatacaaatggatctttgtgagaaagagaaatgagaaaggagaagtagtgagatacaaagcacggcttgtagcacaaggattctcacagagaccaggaatagattataaggagacttactcccctgtggtggatacAACTACATTGAGATACTTAATCAGTCTGGCCGTAAAAGATAAAATAGATttacgcctaatggatgtagtgactccatatttatatggtccactggataatgaaattcatatgagagttccagagggtattgaaCTCAATGaaaagaaaggttctcgagaacaacattgtattaagctgaataaagccttatatggtttaaagcaatcaggtcgaatgtggtacaacagattatcagagtacctagtgaaagagggttataagaacgatccaataagtccatatatttttataaagaaattcgacaGCAAGGGCTTTGTGATAATGTCGgtttatgtggacgacctgaatataATAGGAAcccctggagagatttcccaaacagtcgaatgtctaaagaaagaattcgagatgaaagacttaggaaaaactaagttctgtttgggactACAGTTTGAGTATGTAGAGaaaggaatccttgtgcatcaaaataCTTATACataaaagatactcaagcagtttaatatggaccaggctcacccCTTGTCGagtcctatggtcgtgaggtccttagacctaAAAAAGGATCCATTCGGACCTAAGAAGCCGAACGAGGAGACACTCGGGCCGGAGGTGCCttacctaagtgccattggggccttaatgtacttggctagtcatactagaccggacatcAGCTTTGCCGTAAGCTTACTGTCTAGATTCAGTTCATGTCCGACTTTAAGGCACTGGAATGGAGTGAAACATCTGTTaagatatctgcaaggaacaaaggaTCTTGGTTTGTTCTATACCGGCCGGCCAGGAGAGAGTTTGGCCGGGTATGCAGACGCTGGGTACTTGTCCGACCCACATCAGGCTAGATCTCAAACAGGCTATGTGTTTATGCACAGTGGGGCTGCAGTATGTTGGCGTTCCACGAAGCAGACCTTAGTGGCCACATCTTccaatcatgccgagatcatagccatgtatgaagcaagccgagagcttgtttggttgaggaacatgaccagCCATGTCCTAAAAGAGAGTGGTCTGGCCGTGGGAAAGGAAAAGGAAGAGCCAATGATCATCTACGAGGACAATGCAgcttgcattgctcagctcaaagaAGGATACATTAAAGGAGATAGAACGAAGCACATCCTgaccaagttcttcttcacccacgacctGCAGAAGGCAAAGGATGTTCAAGTGGTTCAAGTTCGGCCAAGTGACaattcagccgacctcttcaccaagtctctgccaacctcaacgttcaagaagctggttcatcagaatAGGAATGCGCCagctgaaggatcttcagtgatgccttcatcagggggagtgtcgtgcgttgtactctttttcctgtctacggtttccatttttcccaccttgggtttttggttttcctagagaggttttaatgaggcaacctcgtgcatgatacaaacccatatggttatagcatccaaggggagtgttataaatcatgagTGGATTGCTACTAACCAAGATAAGCAAGAACGGCccatcaggccacgaccagCCCAAGCCGCGGCCGCGTccggaggagagagagtcggccacacTTTGGCTGACTATAGATCTaggatgttttcattttctcttcatgtttatctttaagTAGTTTTCCAATTTCCTTTGTGTTTAAAGTTTAtactctttccttttatctcttCCTTGTAACCCTATAAGGGAAGACATTATTCAGAAATAAGACACACAAATTccccattcttttacaacaatagttatcatttttttgctctaaaaaaacaatttttccaaGAAAGTTTATAGAGAAAACAAGTTTCTATACAAAGATGTTCTAAAAGGGGACTGGAAgaatattttctgtatttttcaaaaaaaaaaaaaaaaaaaaattttctgtAAAACAAAGAAAGTTCAAAGTCTTAGAATCATTGAAAATCACATAGGCGCTTCAGCAGAGAACACAGAAGTATTATTTATCGCAATTTCCATAAATCAtccaaaaagttaaaatatagaaaatataaaacattaaaagaGTGGTAGACGGGTTGTCAATTGTGTGGACACAAAATAA is from Brassica napus cultivar Da-Ae chromosome A4, Da-Ae, whole genome shotgun sequence and encodes:
- the LOC106445797 gene encoding cysteine-rich receptor-like protein kinase 10; this encodes MSSWGTFFFLSFFSVFTCIKVSSQDLTLLYNFCPNTTTYSRNSTYYTNLKTLLASFSSPNSSYSTGFQSGKAGQAPDTVTGLFLCRGDVSQESCRNCVAFAVNESLTRCPNQSEAVLYYDECTLRYSHRNILSTLRTDGGYTLPNVNNIPRNQQDRFRDLVLATLNQAATKAVASSRKFDARKVNFTALQSLYGLVQCTPDLTGQDCLRCLQTSINQLPTERTGARLLLPSCGSRYELYPFYNESAVTTQTN
- the LOC106448162 gene encoding uncharacterized protein LOC106448162, which codes for MGLGDTITKDNNENEKNRYRAISFIRHHLIESLKDQYMTIENPLDLWNALQHRYDHQKTVLLPKARNDWMNLRFLDFKSMDEYNSALFKTVSILRLCGEEVTEEELLEKTYTTFHQSNMILQQQYRVKGFATYTDLISFLLLAEANNKLLMKNSEARPVGTAALPEAHEVEKKDPKECNYAQDNRRSHDNGRGGYKRRGRDNYSNGRDNYSTGQKGNHNNRGRGSNYGRGRESLKNKNPEAHMVHNSGYDADNESDFANDDLMDFETSDCLKD